The Cygnus atratus isolate AKBS03 ecotype Queensland, Australia chromosome 19, CAtr_DNAZoo_HiC_assembly, whole genome shotgun sequence genome includes a window with the following:
- the PHYHD1 gene encoding phytanoyl-CoA dioxygenase domain-containing protein 1, producing the protein MAFVTNHQIQKFHQDGFLVLEHFFTPEECDSMRKQIQGIVAEMEVPSHCRTEFSTKEGEQLQAQGSSDYFLTSGDKIRFFFEKGVLDERGNFLIPKERSVSKIGHALHAHDPIFKQITHSPKVQELGRKLGLERPVVVQSMYIFKQPGIGGEVTPHQDATFLHTEPLGRVMGFWIALEDATQENGCLWFIPGSHTNGITRRMVRAASGASTCVEFVGSEPTYDDSQFIPVPISKGGLILIHGEVVHKSELNSSEFSRHVFTFHIMEAKDTSWSKDNWLQPTPELPFPLLYT; encoded by the exons ATGGCGTTTGTAACCAATCATCAGATCCAGAAG TTCCACCAGGATGGCTTCCTCGTCCTGGAGCATTTTTTCACCCCGGAGGAGTGCGACAGCATGAGGAAGCAGATTCAGGGGATCGTAGCCGAGATGGAAGTGCCGTCACACTGCCGGACAGAGTTCTCCACCAAGGAAGGGGAGCAGCTCCAGGCACAG GGCAGCTCGGATTATTTCCTAACCAGTGGAGACAAGATTAGGTTCTTCTTTGAGAAAGGCGTTTTGGATGAGAGGG GCAACTTTCTGATTCCAAAGGAGAGATCTGTCAGCAAGATTGGCCACG CCTTGCATGCCCATGATCCTATCTTCAAGCAAATCACTCATTCCCCCAAGGTTCAG gaactGGGAAGAAAACTAGGCCTTGAGAGACCAGTAGTTGTGCAAAGCATGTACATCTTCAAG CAACCTGGCATTGGTGGGGAAG TGACACCGCACCAGGACGCCACGTTTCTGCACACGGAGCCTCTGGGCAGGGTGATGGGCTTCTGGATTGCGCTGGAGGACGCCACGCAGGAGAACGGCTGCTTGTGGTTCATTCCCGGCTCCCACACCA ATGGGATTACACGGAGAATGGTGCGTGCAGCTTCAGGTGCCTCGACGTGTGTGGAGTTTGTAGGGTCAGAGCCGACCTATGACGACAGCCAGTTCATACCTGTGCCTATAAGTAAAG GTGGACTCATTCTCATCCACGGGGAAGTTGTCCATAAGAGTGAACTCAACAGCTCGGAGTTCTCTCGCCATGTGTTCACCTTCCACATAATGGAAGCCAAGGACACCAGCTGGAGCAAGGATAACTG GCTCCAGCCAACTCCTGAACTGCCTTTTCCGCTGCTCTACACTTGA